The nucleotide window CTGTTTCTTTTCCCTGTTGAATCAAGCCACCAGCcaagaaaattttcatgcattttaAATTGAAAGCAATGTAAAAAGGGAGAAGGTAAACGACTTGAATCTCAGCATATACCAATTGGCTTATTGAAACCCTCATCTCAGCCAATAGCAACTGGAGCCTAGCAGTATAGAAAATAGTAGTATTTGAATTCCAAATATTTGTGGACTGAGTAGGGGGTGTTGGGAAGTTTGACTTTTTGTGTCAGTGAAAGCAATGTTTGATGTGTGTTGACTAATTCCCAAATAGCGGGCGCTGCAATGTGTGTTTTTGTCATTTGTGGCTGTCATAACTCAGGCTTCCCTGATAGGAGTTgcctcttttgttttattatccGCTTTAGAACCACTTTTGATTGTCATGACTATATTCGtatattttcatgaaattatatatacataatttcaaGCATTAATATCTTTTTGTAGTTTTCGTATAATATTTACACTATAATTGCTTTAGAGTTGGAAGACTTTGTTCGGTAATACGCACCTTACTATCGTGTCTATTTGCAGGCTAATTGGCTGGGTCACCACTCATGTAGACACAtcataaataagaaaacatcccTGTTCCTTCAGAAAACGGCAAAAAAGGTGTCGTGGTGTAGTTGGTTATCACGTCAGTCTAACACACTGAAGGTCTCCGGTTCGAGTCCGGGCGACGCCATTAAATTTTTTACCTTTTCAGTGCAATACTGTCCTCTGTTATAAAGGGTAAAAGAAAAGGAAACAGGGTATTCATGCCTTTACGGACTTCTACGACTTACATAAGATCAAGACAGCTAGTTCTCACGTCTCTAAGTTAAGGAATATGCTTTACATAAAATATCTAACTGTAATTCAGTCATGATGAGAGCATTGAGGGTGCTCTGCTCAATCCATGTGCGGCTTTAGATTATTCGTTTACAAATAAGTTTTGGTCAATGAAATCATACAAGTAATTTAGGAATCAAGGGGAATAGTGTTTGGAGCTTGGCTATCCTCAAAAGATGGTGGGAGCTGGGTTCCATTGTCCCTCATCATCATGAGTCCTATTCCCCATCTATGATTTGATGTTTATGGGGGCAACTTGGAAATCTCAAGCATTCAGTCAGTGGGCCTTTACCTTTTCATTAATACAATGCTTATTTCTTTTAGGGAACTGGAAATCTGTTGTTCCTTTCTCAAAGAATCAGCATCTTTACTGGTTAAGAATGAAGCTTTCTGGCTGTGGATTGGAACTTATTGTAATAATTAGTACCATGAATTGAAAGAATCTTGAAACCATTGACAGAGAAATGATGGGATATAGAGAAAGGAAGCTGCTGTATCATTCAACTTGATTACTGAATTATGGTAcaaacatttttaaataaaatttaaaaaaaaaaaagggaaaaagccTCATCatcctcggtttacaaaattccCAAAGAAAATCAAAACTTGGGCCTTTGGAGAGGGCTCTGTCAGCCTGTTCTacctcttttgttttgtttttgttggGTGAGAGTATTATACAGTATTATTAATTTTTACAGGAACAAAGCTAGTTTCCTAGCTTttgatgaaataaaaatatttggCCTGAGGATTTTGTAAGTTTAGAACTGTGAAAGTGAAATGCAGCGTCTATGGCGAGCAACAGTTCTCATTCTGAGCTGCTTAGTTTCATCTTTAAAAACCTGGGCAATATCTTGTGCAATCCTCATGGCATCAGAGGAAGCACCTGAGAGCCCTCTCCTTGTGAACCCAGCTGCATAAAGTCCAGCTTTTCCTTTCCACCCATGTGGGAATGAAGCCTTTGGGTACCCATTTTTGGTGAAGAATTCACCTTCCTGTTTCATCATGTCAACTATTTCCATTAGTTTATTTGTCAATCTTGGCTTCTTTAAAACAGTTGAATTTTAGAGCATTTTCTCACCTGAAGCCATGAGGGAACATTGCTGCGGTATCCGGTAGCCAACACAACTGAATCGATATCAAGTTTTTCGCCATTAACGAGCTCAACTTGTCCACGTGAGAAACGCTTGATTCCAGGAACCACATTAATGTCACCTGATCTAATTTTCTCCAATGCACCAATGTCCAATACAGGGGTTTTCCCTtttgtgttcttgagttccaagGGACCCGTTGATGGCCTTTTAAGTCCATATTTCTCAATGTTTCCCAACATCAACCATGCCAAAATCAACATTAGCTTGTCAACAAGCCAAAGGGGTAGCCATTTCATCATCAAAACAGCCAATTCGAATGTTGATTTCCCAAAAATTTCTCTTGGCAGGACATGAACCTGTTGAAAAACAGAACAAAAAACCCATTAGAATTCAATTTTTCTTCGAAGTGTATCTGATATAaggtaactttttttttttctgatgaCTTACCGAGCTGCGAACCACCATTGAAGGTGAAGCATTGTGGTTGCACAGATCAAGAGAAACTTCCATGCCAGAGTTGCCACAGCCGACAACTAGTACTTTCTGCCCCTTGAATTTTTCACCAGACTTGTAATCACAAGCATGGATAACTTCACCACCAAACTCTGACAATCCTTCAATATCGGGCAAAACACACTCGGCATTTTCACCAGTGGCCACAACAAGCGAGCGGCAAACGTATTCGAACTCAGTCTTGTTTGAACCACTTGTAACAATGGTCTTGACCCTCCAGAAACCACTGGTCTCATCATACCTAGCTGACTGCACACACTCATTGAACTTTGGGTTGATATCAAAATGCTTAGCATATGATTCAAGGTAGTCAAGGAACTGTCTCTTTGTTGGGTACTCGGGGAAATCCTCAGGGAAAGGTAGTTTAGGGAGTTGGCAGAATTGTTTGGGAAGGTGAAGCTTTAGCCTGTCGTAGGTGCGTTTCTGCCACAAAGATGCAATGCAATCGGTTCTTTCGAGGACAACAAAGGGGACCCCTTGTTCTTTCAGGCAAGCAGCAGTGGCTAGCCCTGATGGTCCGGCACCAACAATGACCGGACCATTGACCAAAGTCCATTTACGCTGAAAGAAATCTTGGTCTTGATCAACAAGGCGAAACAAATTCTCCATTGTCATACGGTGAGTTTGTCTTGAGACAAAAATGTAGAGTTGAAATTAGAGAGcttagagaaaaaaaagaaatggtgtttgtttttttctttcagaGAGAGTAAGTTGTTGTTCTTGGTTTGGAGGGAGAAGATGGGATGGGGCTGCTTAAATAAGGAAGGTCCATGTGATAACATTCAAGAATTTAATGCATTTTAAAAGGGTCCAGTTTCAAATCATAAGCCAATGGCtaccttttgttattttatagaataatttaatagatccttatatacATTTACATGATACTTAAAAAATTGTTGAAGGATTATCatatttttttggaattttttattctttcctttataattttttttgtttattataaAGATGTAAATATATTTAGAAGAGAAAAAACTTGGGTTACCAATGAAAGCATGGAGTTTACATGATTTTGATGCCCAACATCAAATGTGCTTGTAGATTTCATACCAAGCTTGAGATTCCATATTATTTTATATCAATTATTGTATATGTTCCACcaacttcatagtaagtgaacTTTGATAAGATCATTTTATATAtcaaaaacaatatatatacatatatgataatTGAAATACACAATCATATTCAATTAGCATAACTTCATACATCATATTGAATTTgtgcaaaagaaaaaaagaaaaaggaaagattgcAATGTTCCTAATTTCAAACAtaaaaagagaaaagagaaaagaaaaggaaaagaaattagGTCCTATTTTATGCTGTAATATTTGAGGTAAAATCAGCTAAATTAACCAAAGATGAAGTGGAAACATCATAGGGAGAGAATTAGGAaacaatgaaaatgaaaatgacgcAACATCCTCTTATGATTCTAATGGACCCACTAGAGGGGAGTTTctttcataaaaaattttaaaaataaagtaaataaagaaataaatgggaggataaataaaatatttaaaatgtatgGAAATTGGAAGCCTAAGTGGCAGAGAGTGCTGACTAGGATATAGGCGGCGATGTTCCCACGTGGATTGGATGAGTGAAGTTGATGAATAAGAAGGGGTTTAACACTGTCACGATCTTGGGGGAGGGATCCCCCACATGAGCCCCTCCATTGCCTTGGGATTGCGACTTGTAAGGCTGCTTCGACCCACAAATGCCCCTTTCTGCCGACCCTCCTCCACACCCACCTTTGCGCCATCTGTCCAACCCACTTCGACTAATTTCACACCACTTCCCAAGAAAAAAAATCTGCTCAACCCATCCACATGCCCTCTTCTTCCACTGTGTATGTTTCTAAGCTGACGATTTGCATGCTCAACTAATATTCCTAACAGACTAACAATATTTAGCCTAGTTGTAAAGTTTATTACAATTTTATGGACAgaatttagatttaaattttgaatatgatGTTGTtgagaaaataattataaatcaattaattttttataaattgtaaaacgggtataaaaaatattttaattaaattaatattacaaCAATAAAGATATTGCTCCCAAATTATAGTCTTTCGTGCCTGGTATTGCCCTTGAACTACAACGATGGTTAGCTTTGAACCTTCATTTGGCTTTTGTGTAAATGTTTATACTTTGCCAAGAAAATTAATAACTATGGGTGTTTGTGATATTTAAAAATGTATTTGATTAATTTATATAGTACATTCTATATAGTACATATGTATCACACACCTCGAGcaatgattaaaaaaaaaaaaaaaagctacgAATTTCGGTGAAATAGATGTCAGAAAGCAAACATGGTGAGAAGAGAGAATATTCTTTATGCATGGTAAAGATTGTAAAGTACTAGGATAATCTAGAGGTTCAAAGTATGAACACACAATTGTGAAACATTCAAGGTACGTGGAAGGTCGATAAACAACGTTGCTTTCGGTGAATGCTTCCGAGTTTGACACGCTCGAATGCTCATATAATTAAGAAATATTATTACTTcttttttgagatttttttttatgttcattTATGACAATGGTGATTAGTCGTGGAAAGCATTTTAGGGTTTTGTTTTTGTAAATTGTACTTTGGTGGAATAGGCCTGTCAAAGTACAAGTTCATGATTATTATGAAAATATTCGAGTTGGAAACTAGCAATGAGGAAGGTAGCCATAGCTAGCCTAGCCCCCCACCATAATTCCCACTTGGTGGTGTGTGATTGATGAGTGAAAATTCATGGGGGAATGGGAAACAGTAGGGGGAAGGTTTTGGCAGATTGATTGGTGAAGGACAGAAGGAAGcatgtgcatgaccattgaggACCTTGAGTTCCATGTTGGTCACtactttttaataaaaatagaagaaaatatatTGAGGGCAAAGGGTTTGCTTATGTTAATCAAGTAAAGCAaattattattatagtttaaaatatattaaatgcaccggtaatgtaaatatttttatgttgCTAATGAATTAGATAAcaccatttattaaaaatttaaaatataaatttattaacaaTGGAATGTAACACAAGGTTTTTTAAGCGAACTTTATGCATTTTCTTTTGGGTTTAGCTTCCACATCCCTGTCGATTGTACCTTATCATTTTATGAAGTGGATCCTATAATTCAAAAgatatatataaatgtttataaAATAATTGTTAATTAATATTCATAGGAATCAATTGATATCACCCTAAAAAAAGTGGCCAGATACTTTAAGTGGGAGAAAATGAGTATAGAATCATGATCATGATCATGCCAACTTTTTGCTATgataatcaatttatatatagAAAAAGAAAACCTAGAAACAAGCTTTCCAAATGCATAACATACAAGGAGATAATAGATAAAAAGGAAGAAAGTAAATCATAGGCATATCCCATGCATATGATACATGAGATATGAAAAGGATATGAATGTATTTTTGTTATCCCATATTCCCCCAATAGCAGCTTCCACTCCAACTCAAACAGCCTTGCATTGCTCCACCACCACCATTGCACCCAACGTTTAGCCTTTAAGGATGGGATTCAACGATGCCTTTTTCTTATTATAATTTGGAGCCTTTTTCATTTCATTCTTTCTTTTTAGTAGTCGGCGGTGTACATTGCTTTTGCTAGGATGGAAATTTGAAGTTAGCGCgtagaaaatattaaattataaatcttTTTTTTCGAGATAAT belongs to Gossypium arboreum isolate Shixiya-1 chromosome 7, ASM2569848v2, whole genome shotgun sequence and includes:
- the LOC108483410 gene encoding probable indole-3-pyruvate monooxygenase YUCCA8, whose translation is MTMENLFRLVDQDQDFFQRKWTLVNGPVIVGAGPSGLATAACLKEQGVPFVVLERTDCIASLWQKRTYDRLKLHLPKQFCQLPKLPFPEDFPEYPTKRQFLDYLESYAKHFDINPKFNECVQSARYDETSGFWRVKTIVTSGSNKTEFEYVCRSLVVATGENAECVLPDIEGLSEFGGEVIHACDYKSGEKFKGQKVLVVGCGNSGMEVSLDLCNHNASPSMVVRSSVHVLPREIFGKSTFELAVLMMKWLPLWLVDKLMLILAWLMLGNIEKYGLKRPSTGPLELKNTKGKTPVLDIGALEKIRSGDINVVPGIKRFSRGQVELVNGEKLDIDSVVLATGYRSNVPSWLQEGEFFTKNGYPKASFPHGWKGKAGLYAAGFTRRGLSGASSDAMRIAQDIAQVFKDETKQLRMRTVARHRRCISLSQF